The following DNA comes from Ascaphus truei isolate aAscTru1 chromosome 1, aAscTru1.hap1, whole genome shotgun sequence.
tgatgttgttagttaatcataaatacagaacatacaataagtgtttgttcaatatttacacatgtaaatgtaaaacttatgttattgttatatatagttgcccctggaggacatgtgtcacctgagatggaacaagtgtcttcacctgggtcagccagctcaacactactagaaggtgagtgtatcatttgctggccatataatatgtgctcttctatatgttatgttgtcatgtgcattatttgttttgcacatcttctttaaataggattacttagtgtcagtgaaaattaagtgtaaggcaacatgtattgtgttagtgatgttaattatcatgtaggacttctgagtttagagcaacttttcattcattcatatttcatactgagtccaaacattattcgtaagtcaaggtagtttttaatgaggttataaaacgtatgctaacatgttaggtgttacttaggacacagtacaattacatagtaacacagcatacattaacatgccatttaataatgtgtacatttctttttagaacatcatggtgatgaggatgatgagtatgatgaggatgacgccacagaagagactgaaatacaatcatgtgaccatgaagaggtgccaatagaaactgttgtaccgccaaatcgtccatcaacttccacatacgatgcaattgtagcttcagagggaaaaatagtggacgcagaaaatcgtcgccattcagacatgatgacagtgctggaaaggatgattggactgcaggaagaaacagtatcacaattggcacatctccacagagtcttcattgaagtgcctaaacagttgcaaaaaatcaacacctcattcgaagcattagttgttcagcaaacacaagctaattactggagaatgactaatgtaccacaattcaacacctcccagccaggatctgttcatgcaggtcagttttcaccacattcatctgatattcattcaccaggcccaaatgttaccggtcaagtagcagacattgctgtgcaggttcctgatgacatcctaccgctgccatctgtacaaattcagcagcagacacctacaaaggaggcgacaaaaacaaaacaagacacacatgaaacagaccaaccatcacttgtgcagtgtctaccaacttgctcacatgtgtcactgggcacaagccctgtccgtgaacagtcactacccaaaagccctgtaggtgaatcgctgcccaaaagccctgtaggtgaatcgctgcccaaaagccctgtaggtgaatcactgcccacaagccctgtaggtgagtcactggccacaagccctgtaggtgagtcactggccacaagccccgtaggtgaacagtcactggccacaagccctgcccgtgaagtgccagaggccactcaaagtggctctgttgtgcctaaagttggtggcaaaagaaaaaggaaaattcaagagacaacaagcaggcctgttactcgctcgcaaaaggaacaaaaaaaataaatgttataattcagaaaatatgtctttggccttgttttgttgacttcagattatctaattactattgtatgtatgctgaagactgtgttgtttccaaactttcaactatgttcttgtacacgtgaagttttggaaatgttaacactcataattaattgtgttataaatatttatgttgtaatcgtctgttcagtaatggtccaccaggagccagttgctaagtttagagaagctgccattgactttgcagcaaaacattgcatttgggtgtgttaattgatgtaagaattgcatatgcatattagtcacatgcaattattaaaacacctaagtaagtgcaaacatctttcttgtacgtgtacagcaggattatgtgtaaattattacttacctttgccttgcttggccattgtaattttgtcctttaatcagttgtgtgttcgtttctataacatctcagaatgtataataatatatatacacacacacacacacacacactgagtgagtgtgagtgtgagtgtgtgagtgtgtatatatatatatatatgtatatgtgtatatatatatgtatatatgtgtatatatatatgtatatatgtgtatatatatatgtatatatgtgtatatatatatgtatatatgtgtatatatatatgtatatatgtgtatatatatatgtatatatgtgtatatatatatgtatatatgtgtatatatatatgtatatatgtgtatatatatatgtatatatgtgtatatatatatgtatatatgtgtatatatatatgtatatatgtgtatatatatatgtatatatgtgtatatatatatgtatatatgtgtatatatatatgtatatatgtgtgtatatatatatatatatatatatatatatatatatatatatatatatatatatatatatagtactatataaactggtatacacaaactaatacacttcatgcttccttgtgaaagcacactattttaataatacaggcctaatgtttgagaaatatcctaagtatgagactctaacagtattgtgcttaaacaaatgtttattacttcattcaatcatgtttctcaccatttaaataggtttcatacaaggtatacttaatgccatcaatgttgtgtgtactcctgcaatataaaaaaaaataaaatattatatataaatatatatatatttttataagagatatatttatatatatatatatatatatatatatatatatatatatatatatatatatatacacacgtatttaaactcatgcagacagggagttaaccagactttcacatacacacagaaatgtaagcggggaaaaaacatttctttttgcaggtgtgtttttactgatatgcctggctaagaaatattttcacacactggtctttgttagttttcaaaaaaacactatgtgaacgcattcacagtctagggatgtttttcacaaacgagataaaagaaggagaaatgtttctcccacagtcccatatcacgaaccacaactgttaacccaattagacaaacaaatccaattggcgtttgaaataaggagtcaaagtagttacttttgttgaccttgacaaggaaaaacaggagtttgttagccattcagcacattcattttgatgagcaaataacacagacctgcacacagcttttgtgctactcagacatggctgatgaattcgttaacaatattaatccccttttagggtataagtacatgatctgtgaagccatcttgaacagtcgcggacagaaagcaagcacacgccaaatcgatgatttcattcgagcaaaatatccttattaccaagaccgtaagcatgcacggaattttaattcctcaataagattcactttatcaagtaatgacttttttgaacgtgaccaggataagctacaacacacctatggtttctggaagattgccccggaaaaacaatttctcctgaaagacggcacttatattgtcgtgaaaggcatatttattcctaatggcaatagcaatgtatccgctactactgatccgtttgaatcgatacgtgctgcaatatctgcagcctccattcctgaaacccacattgtacaagaacaaaagtactatgattatgtaccaagcctttcagctgaaattgcattggaatgggaaccggaagaaatgaacctacctcccgaccaattatttgaagaaagcagtggcgattcctatgagcgcatcctggaggagatatgtgccatactggattcagcggttgggttaagcgtggatgaaaatggcttgcatttctggagcgaccagttgcagccaggcgaagagttaattctagaagaatggtaaatataacaatcgttatgcgttgactctgcgtttaaattttttttttttttgtaaccaccattttcactttcaatgcgtggatacagcgtaacattgcagactgcataacatgtagcgatcacaaacacaaacacaaacacaaaaatacaatatagtaggacctgaaagagtagtacacattgctgacggaataaatatacgtactttcctatccctttaaacatattagcaacattttaccattactctaacacatacctgttttgttatcatgcaacatctacaacattgaaaaccgggtccaccacgtatgacgtgggacccttgtcatgggccaaggcgtccttaaaaaggattagtgatgtaagtcctgcccccaagcgacgtgcgcgcctcaaagcctattggctgtcatgttttgttatagtaacggtaactgcagtgtgtgatgcgtgcggctcagtgtttgtaggcgtaccctgggcgttagccgaatgttaattgagtgggaggagtgttagcgtgcgtttcacgctggcttaacatgacgtcacacgtattgcatttgcgcattgtgttatcggccgtgctttctgttcaaacacgtctgtttaaaaagaatacagatgtactcgtttagaacgaatgtagtttcgtcttcattgtatttgaaataaagatgttatgtttactggtattttcaacatgtattgaacgcacaacgtacgctttgttttgcgcatgcgctaacagttagtggagccaagcgtgaagtgcgtgcgcacacaaagatgtgcgcgcacatctttcagtatacaggcaacgttcacttcttatacatagttatgcctgctacaaatttaaagaaacattacatactgatgaacagttttacttctaacatataagtgagtgacgtgtgtatctacacaatcatatagagctgcgtaacgcgttgtcacggatgcatatctagtaaggtgccatctttgaccatcatgtgtttgctgtatttcagagatgtcggggaagatacaatcggatcaatgtatgatttcagaagagtctacctttatatgagatgattgtgaggaggagccaccgactactatactacatatggaactaattttatattgcttgcagcgcttattaacaaacaattaaaaatgtgatacccttatgcctatattgcataagcacttaattaacataatgatgttgcaaaagagtgcctcatgaatttttattgagtgttctttaatgactactaacattttatgacatggtgtgttttatatataacaaccattcccactctgctaacacatttgtgtattctaatatgtaatggaacgtatgactgtcgaa
Coding sequences within:
- the LOC142471950 gene encoding uncharacterized protein LOC142471950 translates to MLLLYIVAPGGHVSPEMEQVSSPGSASSTLLEEHHGDEDDEYDEDDATEETEIQSCDHEEVPIETVVPPNRPSTSTYDAIVASEGKIVDAENRRHSDMMTVLERMIGLQEETVSQLAHLHRVFIEVPKQLQKINTSFEALVVQQTQANYWRMTNVPQFNTSQPGSVHAGQFSPHSSDIHSPGPNVTGQVADIAVQVPDDILPLPSVQIQQQTPTKEATKTKQDTHETDQPSLVQCLPTCSHVSLGTSPVREQSLPKSPVGESLPKSPVGESLPKSPVGESLPTSPVGESLATSPVGESLATSPVGEQSLATSPAREVPEATQSGSVVPKVGGKRKRKIQETTSRPVTRSQKEQKK